A single window of Anomaloglossus baeobatrachus isolate aAnoBae1 chromosome 5, aAnoBae1.hap1, whole genome shotgun sequence DNA harbors:
- the LOC142310539 gene encoding uncharacterized protein LOC142310539, with protein MDEVDDCTRSSEGHLIFSDFATDTCEEHVVTPNTSESTVLSSASSKTNMQNESHRRPVEHKIVSISEKQPFLCLECGKCFSNKSYLIIHQRIHTGEKPFSCSECGKCFSAKTHIANHQRSHTGEKPFSCSECGKCFSRKAHVVRHQRTHTGEKPFSCSECGKCCSTKIHLVNHQRIHTGEKPFSCSECGKCFTTKSHVLKHQRSHTGEKPFSCTECGTWFSTKTDVLRHQRIHTGEKPFSCSECGKCFSRKYQLVLHQRIHTGEKLFSCSECGKCFSAKADFVVHQRSHTGEKPFSCSECGKCFSTKSYVAQHLRMHKGEKPFSCSECGKCYSTKSALVTHEKIHKGGCVA; from the exons ATGGATGAAGTGG atgactgtactagGAGCTCAGAAGGACATCTGATTTTCTCAGATTTTGCAACAGATACATGTGAAGAACATGTCGTTACACCTAATACATCTGAATCCACGGTCCTTTCTTCTGCTTCCTCAAAGACCAATATGCAAAACGAAAGTCACAGAAGGCCTGTTGAACATAAAATAGTTTCCATAAGCGAGAAACAACCATTTTTATGtttagaatgtggtaaatgttttagtaACAAATCATATCttattatacatcagagaattcacacaggggagaagccattttcatgttcagaatgtgggaaatgttttagtgcaAAAACTCATATTGCTAATCAtcagagatctcacacaggggagaagccattttcatgttcagaatgtgggaaatgtttttctaggaAAGCACATGTTGttcgacatcagagaactcacacaggggaaaagccattttcttgttcagagtgtgggaaatgttgttcTACAAAAATTCATCTTGTtaatcatcagagaattcacacaggggagaagccattttcgtgttcagaatgtgggaaatgttttactactaAATCACATGTTCTtaaacatcagagaagtcacacaggggaaaagccattttcttgtaCAGAATGTGGGACATGGTTTTCTACTAAAACAGACGTTCttcgacatcagagaattcacacaggggaaaagccattttcttgttcagaatgtgggaaatgtttttctaggaAATATCAACTTGttttacatcagagaattcacacaggggagaagctattttcatgttcagaatgtgggaaatgttttagtgcaaaagctgatttTGTTgttcatcagagaagtcacacaggggaaaagccattttcttgttcagaatgtgggaaatgtttttctacgaAATCATATGTTGCTCAACATCTGAGAATGCAtaaaggggaaaagccattttcatgttcagaatgtggaaaatgttattccaCTAAATCTGCACTTGTTACACATGAAAAAATTCACAAAGGGGGGTGTGTGGCCTAG